The Haloplanus sp. CK5-1 genome contains a region encoding:
- a CDS encoding halo transducer protein — MTDHDDSLDGLSLDAAVDGVVARTGDDPDAVRAALKRVTEEGEVRRDAVDDALAHVSKVVSTPETRVENAGMLIDDAREAAAAVDHLDGVAERLDDFEERHAAVASRVDDLGDRLQSVVDLANEPGAIYETALEIRRLTAAANSAQHTADKLGVDAEEFEAWIRTPDRRLDALDDDADAVADVIDGVAGTLDALAAGDVDADVEPAAVGFDTALRHRVARLLLDDLRAEVDDLRAWPDPDPDDAHGAVDAEGLAALDDRLTSLDDRWQSIDDRFDGEPAVGWRDRYGDRLADFEAALADHVPPVDWRAVESLLGEYRPETLDAESA, encoded by the coding sequence GTGACCGACCACGACGACTCGCTCGACGGGCTGTCGCTGGACGCGGCCGTGGACGGCGTCGTCGCCCGGACCGGCGACGACCCCGACGCGGTTCGGGCGGCGCTGAAACGAGTTACCGAGGAAGGGGAGGTTCGTCGCGACGCGGTCGACGACGCGCTCGCCCACGTCTCGAAGGTGGTATCCACCCCCGAGACTCGGGTGGAGAACGCCGGGATGCTGATCGACGACGCTCGCGAGGCCGCCGCCGCGGTCGATCACCTCGACGGCGTGGCCGAGCGTCTCGACGACTTCGAGGAGCGCCACGCCGCAGTCGCGTCCCGCGTCGACGACCTCGGTGACCGACTCCAGTCGGTCGTCGACCTCGCGAACGAGCCCGGCGCTATCTACGAGACGGCCCTCGAGATCCGTCGGCTCACCGCCGCGGCCAACTCGGCCCAGCACACTGCGGACAAACTCGGCGTCGACGCCGAGGAGTTCGAGGCGTGGATCCGGACCCCCGACCGGCGGCTGGACGCCCTCGACGACGACGCCGACGCAGTGGCGGACGTCATCGACGGCGTGGCGGGGACCCTCGACGCGCTCGCAGCCGGGGACGTGGATGCGGACGTCGAGCCCGCGGCCGTCGGGTTCGACACCGCCCTCAGACACCGGGTAGCCCGGCTCCTGCTCGACGACCTCCGTGCCGAAGTCGACGACCTCCGGGCCTGGCCCGACCCCGACCCGGACGACGCCCACGGGGCCGTCGACGCCGAGGGCCTCGCCGCCCTCGACGACCGTCTGACGAGCCTCGACGACCGATGGCAGTCGATCGACGACCGCTTCGACGGGGAACCGGCGGTCGGGTGGCGGGACCGCTACGGCGACCGGCTGGCCGACTTCGAGGCCGCGCTCGCCGATCACGTCCCGCCGGTCGACTGGCGGGCAGTCGAGTCACTGCTCGGCGAGTACCGTCCGGAAACGTTGGACGCGGAGTCGGCCTGA